The Prosthecobacter algae genome has a window encoding:
- the sctO gene encoding type III secretion system stalk subunit SctO, producing the protein MLRYPLQDMVFVREHREDKASKAVTRARRAVVEAEENLEAKQKALADFTQWRIAEEERLIQSIMRKPVKLGDITDLRLEISAMRERELDFMDQVHKAQGELDRAKEELDNAKLAYKKATQDLEKLIEHRAAWQVEQNHEAERQADLELEDFISPQNSDLGMHPENTRYELN; encoded by the coding sequence ATGCTGCGCTACCCACTCCAAGACATGGTCTTTGTCCGCGAGCATCGCGAGGACAAAGCCAGCAAGGCCGTCACCCGTGCGCGCCGTGCCGTGGTGGAGGCGGAGGAAAACTTGGAGGCCAAGCAAAAGGCCCTGGCAGACTTTACCCAATGGCGGATCGCCGAGGAGGAGCGGCTCATTCAGTCCATCATGCGCAAGCCTGTCAAACTCGGTGACATCACAGACCTGCGCCTGGAGATCTCAGCCATGCGTGAACGGGAGCTGGATTTCATGGATCAAGTTCACAAGGCTCAAGGCGAGCTCGACCGCGCCAAAGAAGAACTTGATAACGCCAAGCTGGCCTACAAAAAAGCCACCCAAGATCTCGAAAAGCTCATTGAACACCGTGCCGCATGGCAGGTGGAGCAAAACCACGAAGCCGAGCGCCAAGCAGACCTCGAACTCGAGGACTTTATCAGCCCTCAAAACAGCGACCTTGGCATGCACCCGGAGAACACTCGATATGAACTCAATTGA